In a genomic window of Lycium ferocissimum isolate CSIRO_LF1 chromosome 9, AGI_CSIRO_Lferr_CH_V1, whole genome shotgun sequence:
- the LOC132032035 gene encoding cytochrome P450 704C1-like, whose amino-acid sequence MNPISIVATFPSICLSFLILIVFFINKLGEKKKGKKRYHPIADSTTKQLINFHRIHDHMADLAAIYKTYRLESPFQREIYTSDPANIEYILKTNFDNYGKVTYPHKLYFYALNLMIYVDLYNCGHFFILQQKGENILSRFWHYSSTNPKYLRDILINFMGGGKDTTGTTLSWFILMLCRYPVVQEKLAEEIKEATNMKGSTTISDFAANLKEEAIDEMPYLHAVLSETIRLYPAIPVNAKVCLEDDVFPDGFNVKKGDMVAYPPYAMGRMKYLWGNDAQEFRPERWLDENGSFKQESPFKFTAFQAGPRICIGKEFAYRSMKITAAVLMRFFVFKLSDESEPVNYKTMLQLHIDRGLHVRAFHRINHY is encoded by the exons ATGAATCCAATCTCCATAGTTGCAACATTTCCTTCTATTTGTCTATCTTTTCTcatactcatagttttcttcatcaacaaattaggagaaaagaaaaaagggaaaaagagatACCATCCAATTGCTGATTCTACAACGAAGCAACTCATAAACTTTCATCGGATCCATGATCACATGGCTGATCTTGCTGCAATATACAAGACTTATCGACTTGAGAGCCCATTTCAGAGAGAGATTTATACTTCGGATCCAGCTAATATTGAGTACATTCTAAAGACCAACTTCGACAACTATGGAAAGGTTACGTATCCTCATAAATTATACTTCTA TGCTTTAAATCTTATG ATATATGTAGATCTATATAATTGTGgacattttttcattttacagCAGAAAGGAGAAAACATTTTGTCAAGGTTCTGGCATTACTCATCGACAAATCCAAAGTACTTAAGAGATATATTGATAAATTTCATGGGTGGTGGTAAAGACACAACAGGAACCACACTCTCCTGGTTTATTTTGATGCTCTGCAGATATCCAGTTGTGCAGGAAAAACTGGCAGAAGAGATCAAAGAAGCAACCAATATGAAAGGCAGTACAACAATTTCAGATTTTGCTGCAAATCTGAAAGAGGAAGCAATTGATGAGATGCCTTATCTCCATGCCGTGCTTTCCGAGACTATAAGACTTTATCCAGCCATTCCAGTG AATGCCAAAGTATGCCTCGAAGatgatgtatttccagatggaTTTAATGTGAAAAAAGGGGATATGGTGGCATACCCACCCTATGCAATGGGTAGGATGAAATATTTATGGGGTAATGATGCTCAAGAATTTAGGCCAGAAAGATGGCTCGATGAGAATGGGTCCTTCAAGCAAGAAAGCCCCTTCAAATTTACTGCCTTCCAG GCAGGGCCAAGGATATGTATTGGAAAGGAATTTGCATACAGAAGCATGAAGATCACTGCTGCAGTTTTAATGCGATTCTTTGTATTCAAGTTGAGTGATGAATCAGAGCCTGTGAACTACAAAACCATGCTCCAACTTCATATAGATAGAGGGTTACATGTTCGAGCCTTTCATAGAATCAACCACTACTAG